A section of the Mesobacillus jeotgali genome encodes:
- a CDS encoding PhoH family protein: MSKIYVLDTNVLLQDPHAIFSFQDNEVVIPAVVLEEVDSKKRYMDEIGRNARQVSRLIDGMRETGKLHEKINLEGGGTLRIELNHRSFHQLQEIFVEKTNDNRILAVAKNLSLEEETKEDGRPVILVSKDALVRVKADAIGLIAEDFLSDRVVDMNHLYSGYAEVYLEIEVLNRFYEKGELGFAELKGQNFFYPNQFVIMKDILGSSASAIGMVDTKNKKVKKLVFEHEGKHTWGIRPRNVQQIMAMELLLRKDMPLVTLIGRAGTGKTLLALASGLLQTEDLGIFKKLLVARPIVPVGKDLGYLPGEKQEKLRPWIQPIYDNLEFLFNTKKPGELDAILAGMGSIEVEALTYIRGRSIPDQFIIIDEAQNLTKHEVKTILTRVGERSKIVLMGDPDQIDHPYLDAYNNGLTYVVEKFKDQQISGHVQLVKGERSPLAQLAADILK; encoded by the coding sequence TTGAGTAAAATATACGTACTGGATACAAACGTCTTACTACAGGATCCGCACGCAATTTTTTCCTTTCAAGACAATGAAGTTGTCATACCTGCTGTAGTTCTGGAGGAAGTGGATTCAAAGAAAAGATATATGGATGAGATTGGGCGGAATGCACGCCAGGTTTCAAGGCTAATAGACGGCATGAGGGAAACTGGGAAGCTTCACGAGAAAATCAATCTAGAAGGCGGAGGTACACTCAGGATTGAGTTGAACCATCGCTCCTTCCATCAACTTCAGGAGATCTTTGTTGAAAAAACGAATGACAACCGAATCCTCGCAGTGGCAAAAAACCTGAGCCTCGAAGAAGAAACCAAAGAGGATGGGCGTCCGGTAATCCTTGTCAGCAAAGACGCACTCGTCCGGGTAAAAGCTGATGCGATTGGGTTGATCGCTGAGGACTTTTTGAGCGACAGGGTTGTTGATATGAATCACCTCTATTCTGGTTATGCAGAAGTATATCTTGAAATTGAGGTTTTGAACCGTTTTTATGAAAAAGGCGAACTTGGTTTCGCTGAATTAAAAGGGCAAAATTTTTTTTATCCGAATCAATTTGTGATCATGAAAGATATTCTTGGCAGTTCAGCATCTGCGATAGGAATGGTAGATACCAAAAATAAAAAGGTGAAAAAGCTTGTATTCGAGCACGAAGGGAAACATACCTGGGGGATCCGGCCGAGAAATGTACAGCAAATAATGGCAATGGAATTGCTTTTACGGAAAGACATGCCCCTCGTTACATTGATAGGCCGCGCAGGTACAGGCAAAACCTTGCTGGCTTTGGCATCAGGTCTGCTCCAGACTGAGGACCTGGGCATCTTTAAAAAGCTTCTTGTCGCCAGACCGATTGTGCCCGTCGGGAAGGATCTTGGATATTTGCCTGGCGAAAAACAGGAAAAGCTCAGGCCGTGGATACAGCCAATTTATGACAATCTTGAGTTCCTATTCAATACGAAAAAACCAGGTGAGCTGGATGCAATCCTCGCTGGAATGGGATCAATAGAAGTCGAAGCACTAACCTATATTAGAGGAAGAAGTATTCCGGATCAATTTATCATTATTGATGAAGCTCAAAACCTGACAAAACATGAGGTGAAAACAATCCTGACCAGGGTCGGGGAGCGGAGCAAAATTGTCCTGATGGGGGACCCTGACCAGATTGATCACCCCTACCTGGATGCATATAATAACGGTTTGACTTATGTCGTCGAAAAGTTCAAGGACCAGCAAATTTCAGGCCATGTACAACTGGTCAAAGGAGAAAGGTCGCCTCTAGCCCAGTTGGCTGCCGATATATTAAAATAA
- a CDS encoding YlaI family protein: protein MRVKCVLCDKIENINSDTLQAKRLRNRPIHTYMCDNCNERIAEKTNNRIATGNFKLYRSRVKKDDW, encoded by the coding sequence ATGAGAGTCAAGTGTGTTTTATGCGACAAAATTGAAAATATCAATAGTGATACTCTTCAGGCAAAGAGGCTTCGAAATCGTCCAATCCATACATATATGTGTGATAACTGTAATGAGAGAATTGCCGAGAAAACAAACAACCGTATCGCCACGGGCAATTTCAAACTGTATCGAAGCCGGGTTAAAAAGGATGACTGGTGA
- a CDS encoding FtsW/RodA/SpoVE family cell cycle protein, which produces MFKKILKSYDYSLIIVVVLLCLFGLVMVYSASMVTAIQRYDYPSDFFFQKQKINLLVASVLFIIAAIFPYKAMKSTKLLLPMVVFILGGLGALFLFGKVTNNALSWFELGARSLQPSEFAKLSVIIYLSAVYAKKQSYINQFNKGVVPPLVYLILVCMLVAIQPDFGTAAIIFAIAATIIISSGMNLKNITKLILFGLAFLTPFVIFLQDEIFSETRIGRFTAYSNPFTDEQNTGYHLANSYYAIGSGGIKGLGLGESVQKLGYLPEPHTDFIIAVISEELGIFGVSFVLLSLAFIVLKGIHIGLKCKDPFGSLLAIGISSMIGIQSFVNLGGASGVIPLTGVPLPFVSYGGSSLIQLAIATGILVNVSMFVNYEEKYKKDKASQPNPSPSMVNQNTFKFRS; this is translated from the coding sequence ATGTTTAAAAAAATACTGAAATCCTATGACTATTCATTGATCATTGTTGTGGTGCTCTTATGCTTATTCGGACTTGTCATGGTATACAGTGCCAGCATGGTCACTGCCATTCAAAGGTATGACTATCCTAGTGATTTTTTCTTTCAAAAGCAAAAGATCAATTTGTTAGTAGCTTCGGTCTTGTTCATTATTGCGGCAATATTCCCCTATAAAGCGATGAAAAGCACAAAATTGTTGCTTCCAATGGTCGTATTTATCCTGGGAGGACTTGGTGCATTGTTTTTATTCGGGAAAGTGACGAACAATGCGTTAAGTTGGTTTGAACTTGGGGCTAGGAGCCTTCAGCCATCTGAATTTGCCAAATTGAGCGTTATTATTTATCTATCTGCGGTATATGCCAAAAAACAGTCCTACATAAACCAGTTCAATAAAGGAGTAGTTCCGCCCCTTGTATATTTGATCCTGGTTTGCATGCTTGTTGCCATCCAGCCTGACTTCGGTACTGCAGCCATTATTTTTGCTATTGCTGCCACAATCATCATTTCTTCTGGAATGAATCTGAAAAATATCACCAAGCTGATTTTATTCGGACTGGCATTTTTGACCCCATTTGTGATATTTCTGCAGGATGAAATTTTTTCTGAAACAAGGATTGGCAGATTTACAGCCTACAGCAACCCGTTTACGGATGAGCAAAATACTGGTTATCATCTGGCCAATTCATATTACGCAATTGGCTCCGGCGGGATAAAAGGTTTAGGCCTTGGGGAAAGTGTACAAAAGCTTGGGTATCTTCCCGAGCCGCACACAGACTTCATCATTGCCGTCATATCAGAGGAACTTGGTATATTCGGAGTAAGTTTCGTATTGCTGAGCCTTGCATTCATAGTCCTAAAAGGGATCCATATTGGTCTTAAGTGTAAAGATCCTTTTGGAAGTTTGCTTGCCATTGGAATTTCGAGCATGATCGGTATACAGTCATTTGTCAACCTGGGTGGTGCTTCAGGTGTCATCCCGTTGACAGGGGTGCCACTGCCATTTGTGAGTTATGGAGGTTCTTCATTGATTCAGCTTGCAATTGCAACCGGTATTTTGGTCAATGTATCGATGTTTGTTAATTACGAAGAAAAATATAAGAAGGACAAAGCTTCCCAGCCGAACCCTTCACCTTCCATGGTGAATCAGAATACGTTTAAGTTCAGGTCATAA
- a CDS encoding pyridoxamine 5'-phosphate oxidase family protein → MANQVEPKLIKPLFDELQKERFVTLATVDHETGGPNVSAISWVLAKDEETVYFAVDNRSRIIENIKSNHKAVINLIANESTYSISGTASVKQEKLEGVPLKLALVEIKISEVRDVMFYGSKIVAEPQYDKTYDKDAAARLDKQVMDAMRKA, encoded by the coding sequence ATGGCAAATCAAGTAGAACCTAAACTAATTAAACCATTGTTCGATGAACTTCAAAAAGAGCGTTTTGTCACCTTGGCGACGGTTGATCATGAAACTGGCGGACCAAATGTCAGCGCCATTTCATGGGTACTTGCAAAGGACGAGGAAACTGTTTATTTCGCAGTGGATAACAGATCTCGAATCATCGAGAACATCAAAAGCAATCATAAGGCAGTAATCAATCTGATTGCGAATGAATCTACATACTCAATCAGCGGCACTGCAAGTGTTAAACAGGAAAAGCTTGAAGGAGTACCGCTGAAGCTGGCATTAGTCGAAATCAAGATCAGCGAAGTAAGAGACGTCATGTTCTATGGTTCGAAAATCGTAGCAGAACCACAATATGACAAGACATATGATAAGGATGCGGCAGCCCGCCTCGATAAGCAAGTAATGGATGCAATGAGAAAAGCTTAG
- a CDS encoding YlaN family protein, giving the protein MASDMIINHQEKAHALLKADADKILRLIKVQMDNLTMPQCPLYEEVLDTQMFGLSREIDFAVRLGLIEESDGKVILEQLERELSILHEASLKK; this is encoded by the coding sequence TTGGCGTCTGATATGATTATTAACCATCAGGAAAAAGCCCATGCCTTATTAAAGGCTGACGCTGATAAAATTTTAAGGCTGATCAAAGTGCAAATGGATAACCTTACAATGCCTCAATGCCCTCTTTATGAAGAGGTTCTAGATACGCAGATGTTTGGATTATCGAGAGAGATAGACTTTGCAGTAAGGCTCGGCTTAATCGAAGAATCAGATGGGAAAGTAATTCTTGAACAATTAGAGAGAGAACTTTCCATCTTGCATGAAGCTTCGTTAAAAAAATAA
- a CDS encoding YlaH-like family protein: MDVSQRLSFFAALFRVDENPTVGMWLLYLTIAALSILVYKLGFAQKLPLLKSIIIYMFLLLGSTVLTFLAIFLPIAEGLVVAALILIIYKLRLRQHKKAEANVK, from the coding sequence ATGGATGTAAGCCAGAGATTATCATTTTTTGCTGCATTATTCAGGGTAGATGAGAACCCAACAGTCGGAATGTGGTTACTTTATTTAACGATTGCCGCTTTAAGTATCCTTGTTTATAAACTCGGATTTGCACAAAAGCTGCCGTTGCTGAAAAGTATCATCATCTACATGTTTTTATTGCTAGGCTCTACAGTCCTTACCTTCCTTGCTATTTTCCTTCCGATTGCGGAAGGACTTGTGGTCGCTGCACTCATCCTGATCATTTACAAACTCAGGCTGCGCCAGCATAAAAAAGCAGAAGCGAATGTCAAATAG
- a CDS encoding YhcN/YlaJ family sporulation lipoprotein — MIRLVAAITFIFLLTACNGQNNANQNGNNHEVKVQNSVIEDVDRQSGQKISRHLVNLTTHIPNVEDAAAVVIGPYAIVGIDVNDNMERSEVDTVKYTVAEALKKDPHGASAVVIADPDITARLKEIGEDIKSGQPLRGILNELSDITGRIMPEVPADMIDPQTKSPTEEPKKQLNQGERKQLEKDQEQQSNYHK, encoded by the coding sequence ATGATAAGATTGGTTGCTGCAATAACGTTCATTTTTCTATTGACTGCATGTAATGGGCAGAATAACGCTAACCAGAATGGCAATAATCATGAGGTCAAGGTGCAAAATAGTGTGATTGAGGATGTTGACCGCCAATCAGGACAGAAGATTTCCCGCCATCTTGTAAATTTAACAACCCATATCCCGAATGTAGAGGATGCCGCTGCTGTGGTTATTGGCCCTTATGCTATTGTCGGAATAGACGTAAATGATAATATGGAGCGGTCGGAAGTAGATACAGTAAAATATACGGTGGCCGAGGCTTTAAAGAAAGATCCTCATGGTGCCAGTGCTGTTGTGATAGCAGACCCGGATATCACTGCTAGATTGAAGGAAATTGGAGAGGACATAAAAAGTGGACAGCCGCTCAGGGGAATCCTGAATGAACTTTCCGATATTACAGGAAGGATCATGCCAGAGGTCCCTGCGGATATGATTGACCCGCAAACAAAGAGTCCGACAGAGGAACCAAAGAAGCAACTGAATCAGGGCGAGAGAAAACAGCTGGAGAAAGATCAGGAACAACAATCAAATTATCATAAATAG